GAAACCTGACTTCTGGAGAGTTATGAGGAAATCTGGTTAGCAGGGAGGCAATGTCAGTTCCTCATGACATCAGGGGTGTCTCATgcctggacattctattgtatcctggagactTTAGAATGTTATCTGATGTCACCTGTGTTGTAGCAACACCAACTGCCCTTGGACAGTTGGTTCAGTGCCCTTACAGTTCAGCCATGAACATGTTGGGAAGACTCAGAAGTCTATTGggtagagagaaaggagaaggaaaagagaccaaagAGAGGCAGACACAATCTGGCCTTCAGCCTCcatttaaaacaacaagaaagaaatggtCCAGAAGATGGTACAGTAAGTTGTGGGCAGGAAATTGGGATGTTCCTGCAGGACATGGGCTTGAGCTGAATCTTCCAGTAATGGGACACAGGAGGTAGGAGTCTCTGGGAACCAACTGAACTTCCCTGCTTGTCATGGCTCCTGAAATTCAAGGATTCCAGAAGAGTAATTTGTCTGTCCCAGAAATCAGGAGCGAGTAAGGCCAAAGCTGTTGTGCTGGGAGCTCTTGCCTTTCAATCCTACAGGAGGGTAAGGGTTGAGAGGGAACAATAAGGCCAGCATTAGGGTAGGAAGTTCAAGTGAACTGTGCCCAGCAAAAAGCAGGTCATCAATGTACTTCAACCtcagtgtcttcatttatttacagCCCACCATCTCTATGCACCCTCCTTTGTCACTAAGGCATCTTGGTGAGGATGGTGACCATGTTCTGCCCCTGTGTGGATTCTCCATTTTTGCCATGTGCTTAGAGTGACCTGTCAggatatttttgcttttttaatgacCTGAGTGCTTGTGGACTGTGTCAATTTTATCTTGCATTTGAAAGCCACAGACTAGTGAACCCTGCATCCAAGTTGAATTCAGAGTCCAGTGCTGTTAATAAGCCTGAGGAGGCTCTCTCCTTAGTTACTTAAAGCATGTGCTAAAGGATCAGAGGAAACCAGCTGGCTGAGACAACTATCTCCAGACACAGAGATGGGAGACCTAAGATGCCCAGCGGGGGCATCTCAATCCAGGGCAAAATTCTTTGGGGCATCACTTAATTGCTTGCTTACCTCCTTTCTCAAACACCTTCTCAGGTCTCAGGGTGACCTGTTCTCTATGTCTTTTCACAAAGCATGTTCACTTGTGTTCATTCATCTACCCACAGGGGCCTCCAAGGAACCACCACCCACTCCAACCAGGCTCTCAAAGAGGCAGGTGAAGCAGAAGGTGGAGAGCCTGACCACTCAGCTCCAGGTGATGACCGCCCAACGGAATGATCTGAGAGACCGCCTCATATTAGTAACCGAAGGATCCTTGGATAACAGGTGGTTACTGTTTCAAACTCCATGATGACTGTCTCAGTTCCACAATTTCACCCTTAGTTTATTTTGTCTAAGAAATGGACTTCTGGGAGGTTGGGTGCACCTTTAGGGTGTCCCTTTGCCCAACACCATTTCTCTAAATGCTTCCCTGAAGCAAACATGGGCAGGATGAGATGGGGACATAGACGGTTctgcttcctccaaatgaaaaccatAGCCTATGGCCTGAATCACATGACTCAGGGATCGAGGCAGTAGTGTGggagttcccagcatgcatttggAGACATCCTGTAAAGTGGTGGCTAGTGtgagaatgctgtttttttttttttttacttgcctgGAAAGACATTGTGTGCTGGATGCTTCTAGTAGCAGCTGGAGGGTTTTTGTACCACATTCTAATATGTGGCAGCAAGGCTTGGTACTGATGTCTGCTGCTCTTGGTCCTCTCTAAGATGACACAATTGCATGCATTAATTTGTCATCTCAATGAAAGCATTTTATTACCTTCcctctctcagtttctctctctctctctctctctctctctctctctctctctctctctctctctctctctctccctctctccctccctccctccctcccctccctgatactctctatgtctctatgtctctctctttctcatccctctatcttgtctatgtgtttgtgtgtttgtgcatatgtgtcccTCTTCATCCTGCAATCAGGGGTCTGTGGTTGACCGTGAAGAGTTGCTTATCTCAGTATCCATGTGTGCTCTCTGTTGTGGACTCGGAGCCCCATTTTGAGCAGCATAGCTCTTTGCCAGTCTGTTCACCTTGGTGCCAACTAGGAATGCCCTGGGGGAATTTATGAAGCTATCATGGTATTGCATCCCAACCTCAGAAATGTTTATGATGTGATTTTAGCCTCCATGTCAATATAGGCACCCTGGAATGAGAATCTCTTATTTGAAGACAGCAGAAACATCGCAGTTTCTGGTGGGCCCAGACCTGTGATAGACTCGTGGCAATTCCATACCAAGTTATGCAGGACTCCTGAGGGAGTTCATTCAGTCCCAGCTTCATCCCTCTTAACACCATGCCTCTGCTGGCCTGGGACCAGAAGAGCAAGTGTAATAAGCAGCCAGAGGTCCCAGTACTGTGGCATCTCATTAAATCCAGTAATATAGAACACACACTGAATTCATGTGATCCTTGAGGCCTGTATTCATAGAATTCTTTGCTTCTGAGTCCAGGCCCTACCACAGGCCAAATCCTTTCTATGAAAAGCTCAAGATGGAACATCAGCAGGTCATGTCAGACCTGCAGAATTTCGAGAATGAGAATTGGGAGGCCTCACAGAAGCTCAGTGAGCTGACCAAAGAGAAAGTCTTCCTTTGGTAAGTGCTTATCTTGGCAGGGACCCTATCCCAACAGTTGTACAATAGCCAACAAcaattttctttgtctctgaacTGCAGGGTCTGTAGATCTACTTCTGGTTTTTCTGCTTTATAGCCAGCAGCATTAGCAAGCAGCCTTTGGACTTATGCCTCTTTACTCAGTTCTGCTAAGGTTTAAAGAGACTATTAGCTCTTCCAAGCACCATATTGTCATTCAGTGGCCTCCAGATCAGTGGTTAttaacctttctaatgctgggaTACTTTAATACATTGCTTTATTGTTTTGATGACCccaaactataaaattattttgaggcATTGTCTTAAgtttattttgctactgttaataattttaatgtaaatgtctACATAGGACATCTAATATGTATCCCTTGTGAAAGGCTCCTTAGATCCCAAAAGGTTCACAACCCACatactgagaaccactggttcaGAAGAGCAATTGGCATCACAAGAGGGTTGTCAGGCAGGAGCTGACTGCTATGGGATCTATGCACCCTCTGGGTCTCCTCCTTCCCCAAGTGTTCTTGCACATTACCTGCTGGTGTTTCCTCATGACAGCGGAATGATTAGGACAGGTGGAGTACTCCTCTAGATTATGGAAGTGCATGAATTTCTGTTATTTGGGAGGGGTTCAGAAATAGTTTGATTCATGCAGGAAATAACTGTTCTCTGCTTTTGGCCTTGAGTGCCACTGTCATTGCTGTTGAAGGTTCTTGTTTACATCTTCCTGTGAACCTAGGATAGGGCTGGGTTATTGAGGCATAGTGATGTGGGTGACCAGAGTTGGCTGACATGGTCTTACTATTTGGAGTGTGTTTCCAGTGATCTGCAGAGCCGGCTCCTGATGGAGCAGAGTCAGCTCAAAAAGAAATTGGATATGCTGAGACAAGAGAAGGAGAACCTACTGGAGGATTGGGTCCTGCTGAAGCAACACTTGGGTGACTTGCAAGTGCTCAGTAAGGATCAAGAAGAGAGCAGTGACCTCCAGAACCAGCAACAGGAGGTAGGGACAGGCAGCTGAGTCACAGTTGTGTCCAGCATCATTTACATATGTATCCTTGCCAAATCTACCCATCCAGACACCTGTGCTCTATCTCATCACTTttctcatccatccacccacttcaTGACATAAAATTGTTCATTCTGTATCTGTGCATTAGTATTTCTGGGAAGTGAGTCTCCTCTGAGAATCTTTGTCATTGACATGTAATCCCTGATACTCTTCTTGAACCTGTAGTCAATGGGGAGAAACAGATCAATCACTCATCACACAGCTACATGTCATTATGATGGGAGGATTGCTATACATAGACTTGAGTTTATGAGTAAAAAATTCTCTATCCATCTCCACTTAGACTGACCAAGCAGTGTGCTCCCCTAGGCCATTTTAGTACCCAAAAATGGAAAGCTGAATTTTGGGACTTTTCCTAAAGGCTGGTGTGCTTATTCGAAAGATAACTGCTCCTCTATCACTTTGTTGTATTCCTCTTACCCCTTTCTCtaattctctctcactctctggtgtgtgtgtgtgtgtgtgtgtgtgtgtgtgtgtgtgtgtgtgtgtgtgtgtaatagaggCATATGGGAAGTATAGTGCATATTGTATGTGGATGACAGCTAGAGGAGATGACTGGGCTTCTCTCTTTGTCAATCTCTGTCTTATGAACTTGAAGCAGGCTTTCTCATGTCCCCaggagtttttaatttcatgagattGACTGACCAGCAAGCTCTTGGGATTCTCTGTGTGCTTGCACTTGTGTGAGAATGTATTGTCTATACTATACTCAACCCTCCACTAAGGACACAATCTTGTCATGAACAGGAGCAgcaaagaatggaagagagactGCAGAGCTTGCTGAAGCAGAGGGAGCTGGTCACACAGCAGAAACACCTGGCATTAAAGCTGCAGCATCTTTTGACTGTCTCTCAGATGGAACCCAGAGTGAAGTTGGGGTATGGAGCCAATTGGGTCCCCTGTACCAGGGCTCTCTGTCCTTTGTGGGCTTTTGCTTATCAGCAAGACTCCCTTCTCCAAGCATGGGTAGaccaactcagaactcagagaattATGCTGGTCCCGTCAACAAGAACTTCTGTCCAGCAAACATTATGTTTGATACTCCCTGGGTCTGTAGACTTGTGTCCCATCCCTCCCTTCTGATTTCTCTGGTATGTTCTCAGCAGGCTTTCCTTgaacacagagctctgcctgcttatGCCTACCAAGTGATGGAATTTAAAGGTGTGCCTCATAATATCTGACTGAAACTACATTTTTATACAGGATTAGCACCTCTAAGATGAGATTCACACCCTTGTAACTATTTGATgtaacaatggctgtcttcatTGTTTGAGCATTTCCCATGTAAAGTGTACTGGGGATATAATAAGTTTAGTCATTGGCAGGATGAACCCAGGTAGATGTGTCTGCTgaggatttttcagaaccttcaCTGAGTGTTGTATAACAGACTCCTCTAGAGTACCAGGATGTAGATTCCCAGCTGTAGGCCTAAGGATAACACAGCTCTTTTTGTTTATTGCCAGAGACCATGCAGTGACAATGTTCTCAGACACATGGTCAAGAAATACTACTTTAGCATGACAGGCTCCATCTTGTGTATTACCTGGGTGCAAGGTGCCTTCTGGGCAGGAGGCCTGATCTTTTTACATGACCTTATTCAGCTGTCTAATTTTCAAAGTTGTATTAAGTCTATGTATAAAAATGAGgtggtctttttaaaattattttttattcattttacataccaaccacagatccccctttcttccctcctcccactccccactcaCCTTCTTCCCTgacccttcatcccctcctccagcagggTAAATTCTCCCATGGTAGGACAGTTAAGCCTGATACATTctgttgaggcaagaccaagcctcTCCCCACTTTATCAATCAAGAGCAAGGTGTCTGACAAGAGGTAATGAGATCCAGAAAGAgagttcatgcaccaggaatagatcctgatcacactgccaggggcccctcaaacacaaCCAGCTCCACAACTGTCTCACATGAGCAGAGGGTCAAAACGGttccccatatgcagagggtcacaactgttccccatatgcagagggtcacaactgtcccccatatgcagagggtcacaactgtcccccatatgcagagggtcacaactgtcccccatatgcagagggtcacaACGGtcccccatatgcagagggtcacaACGGtcccccatatgcagagggtcacaACTGTCAGTCTAAATTTCCTTAGTTCCTTtgggcttggttcagttgtttctgtagatttccccaacACGATCTTTACcacccttgctcatgtaatccctctaaAAACAACAAGAAGGAACACAGCTTGGAATTTTAAGGTTTTCTCTATCAAACCTGTGAGAGCATTGTATAACatggagaggaaaataaaataatatcaattaaaatcaggaataaggacaggtgtgtgtgatggtgcatgtctttaattcaagCTCTTTGGGAGCACAGGCAGGAAATCTCTGGCCTCTTGTAGCCATCCTAGAATATGGATCAAGTCAGCCAGAGATGCATATTGTAACCCTgcctagaaagaaataaa
The nucleotide sequence above comes from Peromyscus maniculatus bairdii isolate BWxNUB_F1_BW_parent chromosome 9, HU_Pman_BW_mat_3.1, whole genome shotgun sequence. Encoded proteins:
- the LOC143267245 gene encoding uncharacterized protein LOC143267245 isoform X1, with product MSVPHDIRGVSCLDILLYPGDFRMLSDVTCVVATPTALGQLVQCPYSSAMNMLGRLRSLLGREKGEGKETKERQTQSGLQPPFKTTRKKWSRRWYRASKEPPPTPTRLSKRQVKQKVESLTTQLQVMTAQRNDLRDRLILVTEGSLDNRPYHRPNPFYEKLKMEHQQVMSDLQNFENENWEASQKLSELTKEKVFLCDLQSRLLMEQSQLKKKLDMLRQEKENLLEDWVLLKQHLGDLQVLSKDQEESSDLQNQQQEEQQRMEERLQSLLKQRELVTQQKHLALKLQHLLTVSQMEPRVKLGYGANWVPCTRALCPLWAFAYQQDSLLQAWVDQLRTQRIMLVPSTRTSVQQTLCLILPGSVDLCPIPPF
- the LOC143267245 gene encoding uncharacterized protein LOC143267245 isoform X2; this translates as MSVPHDIRGVSCLDILLYPGDFRMLSDVTCVVATPTALGQLVQCPYSSAMNMLGRLRSLLGREKGEGKETKERQTQSGLQPPFKTTRKKWSRRWYRASKEPPPTPTRLSKRQVKQKVESLTTQLQVMTAQRNDLRDRLILVTEGSLDNRPYHRPNPFYEKLKMEHQQVMSDLQNFENENWEASQKLSELTKEKVFLCDLQSRLLMEQSQLKKKLDMLRQEKENLLEDWVLLKQHLGDLQVLSKDQEESSDLQNQQQEEQQRMEERLQSLLKQRELVTQQKHLALKLQHLLTVSQMEPRVKLGSEKLQHELEQSTAQDESLLTTELLQQEH
- the LOC143267245 gene encoding disks large homolog 5-like isoform X4, encoding MLLLPLQRLQALLQLLLLHAFTAVVTTAVAQGASKEPPPTPTRLSKRQVKQKVESLTTQLQVMTAQRNDLRDRLILVTEGSLDNRPYHRPNPFYEKLKMEHQQVMSDLQNFENENWEASQKLSELTKEKVFLCDLQSRLLMEQSQLKKKLDMLRQEKENLLEDWVLLKQHLGDLQVLSKDQEESSDLQNQQQEEQQRMEERLQSLLKQRELVTQQKHLALKLQHLLTVSQMEPRVKLGYGANWVPCTRALCPLWAFAYQQDSLLQAWVDQLRTQRIMLVPSTRTSVQQTLCLILPGSVDLCPIPPF
- the LOC143267245 gene encoding disks large homolog 5-like isoform X3, whose amino-acid sequence is MIVGGSPGRQLVFSSLRLQALLQLLLLHAFTAVVTTAVAQGASKEPPPTPTRLSKRQVKQKVESLTTQLQVMTAQRNDLRDRLILVTEGSLDNRPYHRPNPFYEKLKMEHQQVMSDLQNFENENWEASQKLSELTKEKVFLCDLQSRLLMEQSQLKKKLDMLRQEKENLLEDWVLLKQHLGDLQVLSKDQEESSDLQNQQQEEQQRMEERLQSLLKQRELVTQQKHLALKLQHLLTVSQMEPRVKLGYGANWVPCTRALCPLWAFAYQQDSLLQAWVDQLRTQRIMLVPSTRTSVQQTLCLILPGSVDLCPIPPF
- the LOC143267245 gene encoding disks large homolog 5-like isoform X5, yielding MIVGGSPGRQLVFSSLRLQALLQLLLLHAFTAVVTTAVAQGASKEPPPTPTRLSKRQVKQKVESLTTQLQVMTAQRNDLRDRLILVTEGSLDNRPYHRPNPFYEKLKMEHQQVMSDLQNFENENWEASQKLSELTKEKVFLCDLQSRLLMEQSQLKKKLDMLRQEKENLLEDWVLLKQHLGDLQVLSKDQEESSDLQNQQQEEQQRMEERLQSLLKQRELVTQQKHLALKLQHLLTVSQMEPRVKLGSEKLQHELEQSTAQDESLLTTELLQQEH
- the LOC143267245 gene encoding disks large homolog 5-like isoform X6; this encodes MTAQRNDLRDRLILVTEGSLDNRPYHRPNPFYEKLKMEHQQVMSDLQNFENENWEASQKLSELTKEKVFLCDLQSRLLMEQSQLKKKLDMLRQEKENLLEDWVLLKQHLGDLQVLSKDQEESSDLQNQQQEEQQRMEERLQSLLKQRELVTQQKHLALKLQHLLTVSQMEPRVKLGYGANWVPCTRALCPLWAFAYQQDSLLQAWVDQLRTQRIMLVPSTRTSVQQTLCLILPGSVDLCPIPPF